The following coding sequences are from one Streptomyces sp. V3I7 window:
- a CDS encoding hydroxyacid dehydrogenase — protein MTARNLPHLFPPATLARLRAGVDIEPALVAEDFTDPCVRDTLARTEILLTGWGCPRLDTAVLDAAPRLRAVLHAAGSVKEFTTPEFWRRGIPVSSASAANAQPVAEYTLAMILLAGKNVLAARDLVRARRGFPPGEIAPGIGNNGRRVGVIGASRTGRRLIELLRPYDLAVRLTDPYAGPADAARLGVPLLPLDELLRTSDIVTVHAPLTPETRHLLGARELALMRPGSVLINTARGGLLDHDALIAELSTGRLSAVLDVTDPEPLPPESPLYDLPNAFLTPHLAGSQGNELPRLGLTVVEEVERLLSGEPLLHAVDPAALERSA, from the coding sequence ATGACCGCCCGCAACCTCCCCCACCTCTTCCCGCCCGCCACGCTGGCGCGGCTGCGCGCGGGCGTGGACATCGAACCCGCCCTGGTAGCCGAGGACTTCACCGATCCATGCGTACGTGACACCCTGGCCCGCACCGAGATCCTCCTCACCGGCTGGGGCTGCCCCCGCCTCGACACCGCGGTCCTCGACGCGGCACCCCGGTTGCGGGCGGTGCTCCATGCGGCGGGCTCGGTCAAGGAGTTCACCACTCCCGAGTTCTGGCGGCGCGGCATCCCGGTCTCGTCGGCGTCCGCAGCCAACGCGCAGCCCGTCGCCGAGTACACCCTCGCGATGATCCTGCTGGCCGGGAAGAACGTCCTCGCCGCCCGCGACCTGGTCCGCGCCCGCCGCGGCTTCCCGCCCGGCGAGATCGCCCCCGGCATCGGCAACAACGGCCGCCGCGTCGGCGTCATCGGCGCCTCCCGCACCGGCCGCCGTCTCATCGAGCTGCTGCGCCCGTACGACCTCGCGGTACGCCTCACCGACCCGTACGCCGGCCCGGCCGACGCCGCCCGTCTCGGCGTACCCCTGCTGCCGCTGGACGAGCTGCTGCGCACCTCGGACATCGTCACCGTGCACGCTCCGCTGACTCCGGAGACCCGGCACCTCCTCGGTGCCCGCGAACTCGCCCTGATGCGGCCGGGATCGGTCCTGATCAACACCGCGCGCGGCGGGCTCCTCGACCACGACGCCCTGATCGCCGAGCTGAGCACCGGCCGCCTGAGCGCCGTCCTCGACGTCACCGACCCCGAACCCCTGCCCCCGGAGTCGCCCCTCTACGACCTCCCCAACGCCTTCCTCACCCCCCACCTCGCCGGCTCGCAGGGCAATGAACTGCCCCGGCTCGGTCTGACGGTCGTGGAGGAGGTGGAACGGCTCCTGTCGGGAGAGCCGCTGCTGCACGCGGTCGACCCCGCGGCGCTGGAACGGTCGGCGTGA